A stretch of Phoenix dactylifera cultivar Barhee BC4 chromosome 16, palm_55x_up_171113_PBpolish2nd_filt_p, whole genome shotgun sequence DNA encodes these proteins:
- the LOC103699272 gene encoding uncharacterized protein LOC103699272 encodes MVFAGGNGDAFRLAVQVARSRWFMFFASFLIMAASGATYIFGIYSSDLKTSLGYDQSTLNTLSFFKDLGANVGILSGLINGVAPPWVVLSIGAGMNLFSYLMIYLAITGRIARPAVWQMYLYICIGANSQSFVNTSSLVTSVKNFPESRGVVLGLLKGFVGLSGAIFNQLYFAIYGDDSKSLVLHMAWLPAAISIVFVHTIRIMEAASVPYKTSKPFYCFLYISIALATLLMVLIVVERLVSFSRSEYVIAAAIVLLLLFLPLAVVIKEELKILRQKKQALENPPPLSLTVEQPAITELQPPDPKQVPATTPPIIPTTLTTATTSPKKKSALSRLIDTLKPPERGEDYSILQALVSIDMVVLFLATICGVGGTLTAIDNMGQIGQSLGYSKRNISTFVSLISIWNYAGRVTAGFVPEIVLAKYKFPRPLALTLVLLLSCGGHLLIAFGVSQSLYVASVIVGFCFGAQWTLLFAIISEIFGLKYYSTLYNFGGVASPIGSYILNVRIAGHLYDRETAKQSNGLLRANGKDLTCIGVECYKLSFIIITAATVLGALVSLILVWRTRNFYKGDIYARYRAAAAEAENGAAMGTVSVAGTVGEEDKPISSEVAAANRDDNAVGRGNGVA; translated from the coding sequence atggtgttcGCTGGAGGAAATGGCGACGCATTCAGGTTGGCGGTGCAGGTGGCTCGGAGCCGATGGTTCATGTTCTTTGCGTCGTTCCTGATCATGGCGGCCTCCGGCGCCACCTACATATTCGGCATCTACTCCAGTGACCTCAAGACGTCCTTGGGATACGACCAATCGACCCTCAACACCCTGTCCTTCTTCAAGGACCTCGGAGCCAACGTCGGCATCTTGTCCGGCCTCATCAACGGGGTCGCCCCTCCCTGGGTCGTCCTCTCCATCGGCGCCGGCATGAACCTCTTCAGCTACCTCATGATCTACCTCGCCATCACAGGCCGAATCGCCCGCCCCGCCGTCTGGCAGATGTACCTGTACATATGTATCGGGGCCAATTCGCAGTCCTTCGTCAACACCAGCTCGCTCGTCACCAGCGTCAAGAACTTCCCGGAGAGCCGCGGGGTCGTGCTCGGCCTCCTCAAGGGCTTCGTCGGCCTCAGCGGCGCCATCTTCAACCAGCTCTACTTCGCCATCTACGGCGACGACTCCAAGTCCCTCGTCCTCCACATGGCGTGGCTCCCCGCCGCCATCTCCATCGTCTTCGTCCACACCATCCGGATCATGGAGGCGGCAAGCGTGCCCTACAAAACCTCCAAGCCCTTCTATTGCTTCCTTTACATCTCCATCGCCCTCGCCACCCTCCTCATGGTCCTCATCGTTGTCGAACGGCTAGTCTCCTTCTCTCGCTCCGAGTACGTCATCGCCGCTGccatcgtcctcctcctcctcttcctccctctcgcAGTTGTCATCAAAGAAGAGCTCAAGATCTTAAGGCAAAAGAAGCAAGCCCTCGAAAACCCTCCGCCTCTCTCTTTAACCGTCGAACAGCCGGCGATTACTGAATTGCAGCCGCCGGATCCGAAACAAGTCCCAGCCACCACCCCGCCCATCATTCCGACGACGCTTACCACTGCCACTACGTCTCCTAAGAAGAAGTCAGCCCTATCTCGTCTCATCGACACCCTCAAGCCTCCGGAGCGCGGCGAGGACTACTCCATCCTCCAAGCGCTCGTCAGCATCGACATGGTAGTCCTCTTCCTGGCCACCATTTGCGGAGTCGGCGGCACCTTGACGGCAATCGACAACATGGGCCAGATTGGGCAGTCGTTGGGCTACTCAAAACGGAACATCAGCACCTTCGTCTCTCTCATAAGCATATGGAATTATGCCGGCAGGGTCACCGCCGGGTTCGTCCCCGAGATCGTTCTTGCCAAGTATAAATTTCCCCGGCCTCTCGCGCTCActctcgtcctcctcctctcctgcgGTGGCCACCTCCTCATCGCCTTCGGCGTGTCACAATCTCTTTACGTCGCATCGGTGATCGTCGGCTTCTGCTTCGGAGCTCAGTGGACATTACTCTTCGCTATAATCTCTGAGATCTTCGGTCTCAAGTACTACTCCACTCTGTACAACTTTGGCGGCGTGGCGAGCCCAATCGGATCGTATATACTGAACGTGAGGATCGCCGGGCATTTGTACGACAGGGAGACGGCCAAGCAGAGCAATGGACTACTGAGGGCTAATGGCAAGGACTTGACTTGCATAGGAGTCGAGTGTTACAAACTTTCTTTCATTATTATCACGGCAGCGACCGTGCTCGGAGCTCTTGTTTCACTGATATTGGTATGGAGGACGAGAAATTTCTACAAAGGCGATATATATGCGAGATATCGGGCGGCGGCAGCCGAGGCGGAGAATGGGGCGGCCATGGGGACTGTTAGTGTCGCAGGGACAGTGGGGGAGGAGGACAAGCCTATTTCCTCTGAGGTGGCGGCGGCAAATAGGGACGACAACGCTGTAGGTCGAGGAAACGGAGTTGCCTAG